The following coding sequences are from one Terriglobales bacterium window:
- a CDS encoding radical SAM protein, giving the protein MEHSGERPTTEGTPKPRLVFWEVTKGCNLRCIHCRATATELMSPTDLPTEKAKAIIDQIAAFANPILVLSGGEPLYRRDIFELASYATAKGLRVALATNGTLVDKNIAQKIVNAGVKRVSISLDGADAKTHDSFRGIPGAFDNAVQGLKNLRAQGMGVQINMTVARHNAHQLPQVLDLARSLGADALHTFLLVPVGCGVEIADREMVPPDEYERMLNWFYDRSLEGDIELKATCAPHYFRVVRQRRAAERRASERHPVNAGGIGPTDAMMPGGTGIVINQNVVGHPGRVPKGHHTGHPGAAPDGMSAMTKGCLAGTGVCFISHEGEVFPCGYLPMKSGDLRTQSFGEIWNTSEVFEQLRDTGNLKGKCGCCEFRNVCMGCRARAYAATGDMLDEEPFCVYQPKMTAPPKKAETQTR; this is encoded by the coding sequence ATGGAACACAGTGGGGAACGGCCAACGACCGAGGGGACGCCCAAGCCGCGCCTGGTCTTCTGGGAAGTCACCAAGGGGTGCAACCTGCGTTGCATCCACTGCCGGGCGACAGCCACCGAGCTGATGAGCCCGACCGACCTGCCGACCGAAAAGGCCAAGGCCATCATCGACCAGATCGCGGCCTTCGCCAATCCCATCCTGGTGCTGAGCGGCGGCGAGCCCCTCTACCGCCGCGACATCTTCGAGCTGGCCAGCTACGCCACTGCGAAGGGACTGCGCGTCGCGCTGGCCACCAACGGCACCCTGGTGGACAAGAACATCGCGCAGAAGATCGTGAACGCGGGAGTGAAGCGGGTCTCCATCTCGCTCGACGGGGCGGATGCCAAAACCCACGACTCCTTCCGCGGCATCCCGGGCGCGTTCGACAACGCGGTGCAGGGCCTGAAGAACCTGCGCGCGCAGGGCATGGGCGTGCAGATCAACATGACGGTGGCGCGGCACAACGCGCACCAGCTCCCGCAAGTGCTCGACCTGGCGCGCTCCCTGGGCGCCGACGCCCTGCACACCTTCCTGCTGGTGCCGGTGGGCTGCGGGGTCGAGATCGCCGATCGCGAGATGGTGCCGCCGGACGAGTACGAGCGCATGCTCAACTGGTTCTACGACCGGTCGCTGGAAGGCGACATCGAGCTGAAAGCCACCTGCGCGCCGCATTACTTCCGCGTGGTGCGGCAGCGGCGGGCGGCGGAGCGGCGCGCCTCCGAGCGCCATCCCGTCAACGCCGGCGGCATCGGGCCGACCGACGCCATGATGCCGGGCGGCACCGGCATCGTGATCAATCAGAACGTGGTGGGACATCCGGGGCGCGTGCCCAAGGGACATCACACCGGGCATCCGGGCGCGGCGCCCGACGGCATGAGCGCCATGACCAAAGGCTGCCTGGCGGGCACAGGCGTGTGCTTCATCTCGCACGAGGGCGAGGTCTTCCCCTGCGGATACCTGCCGATGAAGTCAGGCGACCTGCGCACGCAATCCTTCGGCGAGATCTGGAACACCTCCGAGGTCTTTGAGCAGTTGCGCGACACCGGCAACCTGAAGGGCAAGTGCGGATGCTGCGAGTTCCGCAATGTCTGCATGGGATGCCGGGCGCGGGCTTATGCCGCCACCGGCGACATGCTCGACGAAGAGCCGTTCTGCGTCTATCAGCCGAAGATGACCGCGCCGCCCAAGAAGGCGGAGACCCAGACGCGATAG
- a CDS encoding nuclear transport factor 2 family protein, producing the protein MTGTQRQILRLEREQARDFNRHDLGALLAQFGPGFMGFSSTRHKRVSGRKELASTFRHYFDRSPRAQYRIAQPRVQVLGGVAVASFYWTVTLSPRRKVEGRGSHVYAKGKGGWKIVHEHFSKAH; encoded by the coding sequence ATGACCGGCACACAACGACAGATCCTTCGTTTGGAACGGGAGCAGGCCCGAGACTTCAACCGCCACGACCTGGGGGCGCTGCTGGCGCAGTTCGGCCCCGGGTTCATGGGCTTCTCGTCCACGCGGCACAAGCGGGTCAGCGGACGGAAGGAGCTGGCCAGCACGTTCCGCCACTACTTCGACCGCTCGCCGCGGGCGCAGTACCGCATCGCGCAGCCGCGGGTGCAGGTCCTGGGCGGCGTGGCCGTGGCCAGCTTCTACTGGACGGTGACGCTCTCCCCGCGGCGCAAGGTGGAAGGCCGCGGTAGCCACGTGTACGCCAAGGGCAAGGGCGGCTGGAAGATCGTGCACGAGCACTTCTCCAAGGCCCACTGA
- a CDS encoding YwiC-like family protein, with the protein MAFMETALQPLSGARMRAMLWPREHGAWGILLVPLVTGAAVGAIRGGAVAPVLLFLAASLALFCLRTPVEALLGASAVRAQRGTERQWVVLGAAAYSAIAAGTLILLFRHGNNRGLLLLGAAAAASFAVQAGLRKLGRETRTSSQLLGAIGLTSTAAGAYYVTTGHLEARALALWGANWLFAANQILFVRLRLHAAKVEGIGNRFAAGWHAVLGIVITIVLLFGGFEAGTLPRRAVLAYHPMILRNLWWFFQKPRPLNVHRLGVRELISAIVFGAIFIVALASWR; encoded by the coding sequence ATGGCATTCATGGAAACAGCGCTACAACCCTTGAGCGGAGCGCGGATGCGCGCCATGCTGTGGCCGCGCGAGCACGGGGCGTGGGGCATCCTGCTGGTGCCGCTGGTCACGGGCGCGGCCGTGGGAGCGATCAGGGGCGGAGCGGTGGCCCCGGTGCTGCTCTTTCTGGCCGCTTCCCTGGCGCTGTTCTGCCTGCGCACTCCGGTGGAGGCCCTGCTGGGAGCATCGGCGGTGCGGGCGCAGAGAGGCACGGAGCGGCAGTGGGTGGTGCTGGGCGCCGCCGCGTATAGCGCGATCGCAGCGGGCACTCTCATCCTCCTTTTCCGGCACGGAAACAACCGCGGGTTGCTGTTGCTGGGAGCGGCGGCGGCGGCCTCGTTCGCCGTGCAGGCGGGCCTGCGCAAGCTGGGACGCGAGACGCGCACCAGTTCGCAGTTGCTGGGCGCGATCGGCCTGACCTCGACCGCGGCCGGAGCGTACTACGTGACCACCGGCCACCTGGAGGCGCGGGCGCTGGCCTTGTGGGGCGCCAACTGGCTCTTCGCCGCCAACCAGATCCTGTTCGTGCGGCTGCGGCTGCATGCGGCCAAGGTGGAAGGGATCGGCAACCGCTTCGCCGCCGGGTGGCATGCGGTGCTGGGGATCGTGATCACCATCGTGCTGCTGTTCGGGGGGTTCGAGGCGGGGACCCTTCCGCGGCGCGCGGTGCTGGCCTATCACCCGATGATCCTGCGCAACCTGTGGTGGTTCTTCCAGAAGCCGAGGCCGCTCAACGTG
- a CDS encoding cytidylate kinase family protein, producing MECQAGRRAAAAEEVAMPIITISRGSFSGGKLLAENLARRLGYRCIDREHIIQKAAAWGVSQEALRTAIEKPPSFLGQSQHTKYTYLAFIQAALTEEVRSGDAIYHGLAGHLLLGSGPHLLRIRIIAPMDFRAAKVQERLGFSRKEAIAYIERMDEERRKWTRFLYDVDWADASLYDLVLNLEQMSLEEASDAILAVAKLPCFEFTAEARRAIEELALASEVKAHLAMDPSTTDLQFEVTAKGGTVAIKGDIVSPLQAKRIGKIARGVDGVQQVQLEELELATRF from the coding sequence ATGGAGTGCCAGGCGGGGCGCCGTGCGGCCGCCGCCGAGGAGGTCGCCATGCCCATCATCACCATCTCCCGAGGCTCGTTCAGCGGGGGCAAGCTGCTGGCAGAGAATCTGGCCCGCCGGCTGGGCTACCGCTGCATCGACCGCGAGCACATCATCCAGAAGGCGGCGGCGTGGGGCGTCTCCCAGGAGGCGCTGCGCACCGCCATCGAGAAGCCGCCCAGCTTCCTGGGACAGTCCCAGCACACCAAGTACACCTACCTGGCCTTCATCCAGGCGGCGCTGACCGAAGAGGTCCGCAGCGGCGATGCCATCTACCACGGCCTGGCCGGGCACCTGCTCCTGGGCAGCGGGCCGCACCTGCTGCGCATCCGCATCATCGCCCCCATGGATTTCCGCGCCGCCAAGGTGCAGGAGCGCCTGGGATTCAGCCGCAAGGAGGCCATCGCCTACATCGAGAGGATGGACGAAGAGCGGCGCAAATGGACGCGCTTCCTCTACGACGTGGACTGGGCCGACGCGTCGCTGTACGACCTGGTGCTCAACCTGGAGCAGATGAGCCTGGAGGAGGCCAGCGACGCCATCCTGGCGGTCGCCAAGCTGCCGTGCTTCGAGTTCACCGCCGAGGCGCGGCGCGCCATCGAAGAGCTGGCGCTGGCCAGCGAGGTGAAGGCCCACCTAGCCATGGATCCGTCGACCACCGACCTGCAATTCGAGGTCACGGCCAAGGGCGGAACGGTGGCCATCAAGGGAGACATCGTCAGCCCGCTGCAGGCCAAGCGCATCGGGAAGATCGCCCGCGGCGTGGACGGGGTCCAGCAGGTGCAACTGGAGGAACTGGAGCTGGCGACCAGGTTCTAG
- a CDS encoding FKBP-type peptidyl-prolyl cis-trans isomerase: protein MRIIMLALLVLLAASVWGQAPSSSNIPAPADVAAPPADAAKTASGLATRVVKPGTGKEHPAKDDLVTIDYTGWTTGGKMFDSSVARGAPASFPVNRVIPGFSEGLQLMVTGETRRMWIPEDLAYKGQEGRPKGMLVFEVTLLEMPTHAPEDVKAPPKDAKRTASGLEYKVLRPGTGKRHPKASDEVTVNYTGWTTDGKRFDSSLTRGQPATFPLNKVIAGWTEGLQLMVEGQKMRFWIPQDLAYQGRQAPYGMLVFDVELISIR from the coding sequence ATGCGAATCATCATGCTTGCTCTGCTCGTACTGCTCGCGGCGTCGGTGTGGGGACAGGCGCCGTCCTCGTCCAACATTCCCGCACCCGCCGATGTCGCCGCTCCGCCGGCGGATGCAGCCAAGACGGCCTCCGGCCTGGCGACCCGGGTCGTGAAGCCTGGCACCGGCAAAGAACATCCGGCGAAGGACGACCTGGTCACCATCGACTACACCGGCTGGACCACCGGCGGAAAAATGTTCGACAGCTCGGTGGCGCGGGGCGCGCCCGCCAGTTTCCCGGTGAACCGCGTGATCCCCGGCTTCAGCGAAGGCCTGCAACTGATGGTCACGGGAGAGACGCGGCGGATGTGGATCCCCGAGGACCTCGCCTACAAAGGCCAGGAGGGAAGGCCGAAGGGCATGCTGGTCTTCGAGGTGACCCTGCTCGAGATGCCTACGCACGCGCCCGAGGACGTGAAAGCGCCTCCCAAGGACGCCAAACGCACCGCCAGCGGGCTGGAGTACAAGGTGCTGCGGCCGGGCACGGGCAAGCGGCATCCCAAGGCGAGCGACGAGGTCACGGTGAACTACACCGGGTGGACGACCGACGGCAAACGGTTCGACAGCTCGCTCACCCGCGGCCAGCCGGCCACCTTCCCGCTCAACAAGGTGATCGCCGGGTGGACCGAAGGACTGCAGCTCATGGTGGAAGGCCAGAAAATGCGCTTCTGGATCCCGCAGGACCTGGCCTACCAGGGCCGGCAGGCGCCCTACGGCATGCTGGTGTTCGACGTGGAGTTGATCAGTATCCGGTGA